From the genome of Adhaeribacter pallidiroseus:
ATTACCTTTACCAACCGCAAAGCGTTTCACGTGATCTATGGGTATAAAAGCTGCTTTAAGTAAACCGTTTGCCGCCTACATGCACCAGCGCAACCAAGCCTGGATGCAACAACCGGCGCTGGCGCAGCAGAAAATATTTAATAATCTTATTCAAAAAGGCCAGCAAACTAAGTTTGGTCACGATCATTTTTTTAAAAATATTCGCACCCACGCCGATTTTACCCAGGCCGTACCCGTCCGCGACTACGAAGGTTTAGCGCCTTACCTGGAAAAAGTGAAAAAAGGAGAACCAGATGTAGTATGGCCGGGTAAACCCATTTACTTTGCTAAAACCTCGGGCACCACTTCCGGTACCAAATACATCCCGATTACCGCCGATTCTATTTCGAACCACATTAACGGCGCCCGCGATGCTTTATTAGCCTACGTGCACCAAACCGGTAAATCAACTTTTCTGGATGGTAAATTAATTTTCTTATCGGGTAGCCCGGAGCTCGATGAAGTAAGTGGCATTAAAACGGGTCGCTTATCCGGCATTGCTAACCACCACGTGCCCGCCTATTTGCGGCGCAACCAACTGCCCAGTTACCAAACCAACTGCATTGAGGATTGGGAAGAAAAGCTGGACGCCATTATTGCCGAAACCATCAACCAGCGCATGACGCTTATTTCGGGCATTCCGCCCTGGGTGCAGATGTATTTCGATAAAATTACCGCCCGCACCGGTAAAAAAATAAAAGACGTATTTCCGGATTTTTCCTTGTTTGTGTACGGTGGGGTAAATTTTGAACCATATCGCGCCAAGCTGATGGAAAGCATTGGCAAATCTATTGATTCCATTGAGCTTTTTCCGGCCTCCGAAGGTTTTTTTGCTTACCAAAACGAGCAGGACGATCCCGGGATGTTGTTGCTGCTGAACTCCGGCATATTCTACGAGTTTATTCCGGCCGCTGAATATTACAATGAAAATCCGCGGCGCTTACCTATTTCGGAAGTAGAAACCGGTATAAACTATGCTTTGGTAGTAAGCAGCAATGCTGGTTTATGGAGTTATTCTATCGGCGATACGGTAAAATTTACTTCTATCAACCCGTACAAAGTAATCGTGAGTGGTCGCATCAAGCATTTCATTTCGGCTTTTGGCGAGCACGTTATTGGCGAAGAAGTTGAAAAAGCTTTGCGGAATGCTATGCAAAAATTTAAGGAAGTAGAAGTAGTAGAGTTTACAGTAGCCCCTTACGTAAGCCAAACTGCCAGTAAATCGTACCATGAATGGCTAGTGGCCTTTGCTAAACCACCGCAGGATTTAGCTGCCTTTAGTCAGGAGCTGGACAAACAGTTACGGGCTTTAAACGTGTATTACGATGATTTAATTGTGGGCAACATCTTAACTCCGCTTCAATTAACGGCTTTGCCGCCGGATGCTTTTCAACGCTACATGAAAGATTTAGGTAAACTGGGTGGCCAAAACAAAGTACCCCGCTTAAGCAACGACCGGACTATTGCTGAAGCGCTGTTGCGCGTAAAAATTTAAAAAAGTTCTTTTATCAAAAGACCTATTTAATTAAAAAAGCAAATTGAAAAAAAGAATAGCGGTACTAGGCTCTACTGGTTCCATCGGCACCCAGGCATTAGAAGTAATTCAGGCGCACCCCGAAGCCTTTGAAGTAGAAGTACTAACCGCCCACAACAACGCCGATTTACTCATTACCCAAGCGCTGGCGGTAAAACCCAATGTAGTAGTGATTGGCCAAGAAACTTTGTACGATAAAGTTTTTGAAGCGCTGGATGCGCACAATATAAAAGTTTACGCCGGTAAAAACGCTTTAAATTCGGTGGTGCAAATGGATACTATTGATGTAGTATTAACCGCCATGGTGGGTTATTCGGGCCTGGAACCTACCATTAAAGCCATTGAAGCGGGTAAAAACATTGCTCTGGCAAATAAGGAAACGTTGGTGGTAGCCGGCCAGTTAATTACCGATCTGGCCCGCGCTAAAGGGGTAAATATTTACCCCGTAGATTCAGAACACAGTGCTATTTTTCAATGTTTAGTTGGAGAGTTTCATAATCCGATTGAGAAGATAATTTTAACCGCTTCCGGGGGACCGTTCCGAGGCAAAGGCCAACAATTTTTAAGTACGGTAACCCGCGAGCAAGCTTTAAAGCACCCGAACTGGGACATGGGCGCTAAAATTACCATTGATTCGGCCTCGCTCATGAACAAAGGCTTGGAAGTAATTGAGGCCAAGTGGCTGTTTCATTTGCAAAATCAGCAGATAGACGTAGTCGTGCATCCGCAATCGATTGTGCATTCGCTGGTGCAGTTTCAGGATGGATCATTGAAAGCCCAATTAGGTTTGCCCGATATGAAACTGCCTATTCAATACGCCTTAAGTTACCCCCACAGACTAAAAAACAGCTTTCCCCGTTTTAACTTCGTTGATTATCCGCAGCTAACCTTCGAGAAGCCCGATGTAGAAACTTTCCGCAATTTAGCACTGGCTTTTGCGGCCATGGAGCAGGGTGGTAATGCGGCTTGTGTCTTAAATGCTGCCAACGAAGTAGCCGTGCAGGCTTTTTTAGAGAAGAAAGTAGGTTTTTTGCAAATGTCCGACATAATCGAAAGTTGTCTGGCAAAAGTTGCTTATATTGCTCATCCGGCACTTACCGATTATATGGCTACCGATCAAGAAACCCGTCGGGTAGCGCAAGAAATGATTAAGTTTTAACTTTAAACGCCTAAATTTGTTTTTCAAGCGGCTCTGGTTTTTGTTTAGATATAGAGTAATAAAACCGCTAAAATTTTAATTATTTTTTTAAATGGATTTTTCTGAAATAGAATTTTTAGATCTTTTTGTTACAATCGCTCAATTTCTTTTGGGTCTTTCTTTTTTAGTGGCCATTCATGAATTTGGCCACATGTTAACGGCCAAATGGTTTGGTATGCGGGTAGAAAAATACGCTATCGGCTTTCCTCCCAAGATTATTGGGAAACAAATCGGCGAAACCGAGTACATGATTGGCGCGATCCCTTTGGGCGGTTTCGTTAAAATCTCCGGAATGGTAGATGAGTCTTTGGATACCAACATGTTAAACGAGCCACCTAAACCCTACGAGTTCAGGGCTAAACCTGCTTGGCAGCGCTTAATTGTAATGCTGGGTGGTGTTTTGGTAAACGTGTTGGCAGGTATTATCATATTTGTTTTATTGCTTTACATTTATGGCGAAAGGTACCTGCTGATTAATGATGCAACCTATGGCATAGTAGCAACTACGGTGGGCCAGCAAATAGGTCTTAAAGATGGGGACAAAATAGTAAAGGTTAATGGCAAAGCTATCAAAGAGTTTGATGAAATTAATAATCCGGACTTGTTGCTGGATAACGATCAAATCAATTACACTATTAACCGCGATGGTAAATTTATAGAAATTAAGCCTTCTGCTAATTTACTGAATGAGATTATAAAAGAAAACGAGCCAGTAGCAGCAGAGCGTAGCCCGTTCGTAGTTATCGATGTTACAAAGAAAAAAGCCATAAAAGCTGGTTTAAAAGCCGGAGATAAAATAGTTCAGGTAGCAGGGCAACCTGTTCAATATTATCATCAATTTTATAAGGCTTTACAAAGTAATAAAGGCAAAGTAACTAAAATTGTTGTAGAAAGAGGAAACCAAAATTTGGCCTTACAAGTGCCGGTAAATAAAAGAGGCCTTTTAGGTATAGAAGTAAAAAGCTTACTAAATTATAAGACAAGGCATTATACTTTTGCGCAATCCATCCCCAGAGGTGCTCAAAAAGCCTTTAATATTATTGTGCTTAATATTAAAGGCTTCAGTAAAATTTTCCGCGGCAAAATCAAAGCCAGTAATGCGGTAAGTGGGCCTATTGGTATTGCCAGTTTATTTGGTGGCTCTTGGGTCATGTTTTGGTCGTTAGTTGGCATGCTTTCCATGGTTCTGGCCTTTATGAACTTGTTACCTATTCCTGCCTTGGATGGCGGGCACGTCATGTTTTTAACCTACGAAATGGTAACGGGCCAAAAGCCTTCGGATAAATTTTTAGAAAATGCCCAGAAAGTGGGCATGGTGCTTTTATTAGGCTTAATGGTTTATGCCTTTGGCAACGATATCTATAAATTATTTACCTGATTTTAAATTAGAAAGCCATGCAAAGAAGGAGAAGGTACAGCGGGTGGCTGGTTTTTTTAATTTTTTTATCTTATCATCTGGTCCGAGCGCAAGCGCCAATTGCTGATTCGCTCCTAACAAGCAAAACAAAAGAGCTTACTGAGCAGCACTTAGTTCAACCCGGCGATACGTATTACCGCTTGGCAAAATTATACCAGGTGCCGGTAGATTCATTGATATCCTGGAACGGAGAAATTCTACCCGCAGGTAAATTCATTCGTGTGCGTCCTAAAGTTGCCAGTGATTTAACTCCAAGCTCCGAATCCGGGAGTAGCGCACCTGTATCGCCTACTAATGCTTTGTTTAAGTCTACCAAAAGTAAAAGTACGGTTGTTGCTGTTCCGCCTAATACTCCGGTTAGTACTACCATCACACCTGCGCCGGTAATTCATAAAACAGTTCAGCGGGTAATGGTGGTGCCGTTTGATCCGTACCTGTACTTTTCGGATGCCGATGAGGATATCGCCCGCCAATCGCGGGTGCCACGGCCCCAAGTACGTTATGGTTTCCGGAGCCGGCTAAGCGCTTTGCTAACGCCGCCTGGTTTTGAAACAATTAATTTATTACGGACTGGTACCAATAGAAATGCGGATTCGCTCCCCGAGATTTATAAATCTTTAAATTACCAGTACCGGAATGTTACATCTTCCAGGTTTAATCCTTTGCCCCCGAAGCAAAAAGCCATAATGTCTGGTCCGAAAACTTGGTTTTTAAAACAGAAAGAGAAGGCCGGCATCGCTACCGTACAAGAAGCAACGGTAGCGGCGGAGGGAGATAAGTACTACGGCGTAACTGTGAAAAGCCCAAATTTTTATACGTACTATAACAACCGCTACCAGCCCGATTATTATTTATTCATTAACCAGTTCGAAATCCATACCGATTATAGTAATTGTCTCGACCGAACTACGCAGGATTTTATTCGGGAGTTTACGGTTCATTACACCATTTTTGATGCGCAGGGTAATTTAATAGCCGGCAATAAAGTAAAAATACCGTACGTGTCGAATATGAATGATCTGGAGAAAATAAGCCGGGATAATTTAGGTAAGATAGCCCAACGCATTTTAGCCGATCTGCCACCCCCGCAAATTCCGGAATCGGAAGCCGCTCAGAATTAAATAATTTAAAAATTCTGATTAAATATTAATCTTTATTGAGGTAAAGAAGTTATAATCCCTTGTTGGACATAATAATGACATAAAAGGAATATAATGGATAACAAATCAGTAGTTACAATTTTAAATATTATTGCTGCTTCTGTAACTATCTATTCTACAGTCCCAGTTTTTGACTATTTCTCAAACTCTAGTGGCGGATGTGATGGCGGACTTTGTGCCTATGGAATAATATTCGGTGCAATTTGTTTTGTTTTAGTATTACTTATTTTCTCATCTCACTGGTCATTTACTATTAAGGGAGTAAAGAAATTACAAGAATTAAAAATGGAAGGAATGAATATGTTTTTAATCTCCTTTATCTTTTCTTTATTGATTTTACCATTTGGTGAGATGTTCTCTAAACCAAAAATTATATATCTGCTTTCAATTAATTTAATAAATTTTATGGGACTGATTTATTATTTTAATAATATGCCTAAATCTTCTTGGTTTGAAAATTGGTTTGGCTTTAAAAAGAAATAAAATTACTATGCCCAATCATACCTAAAGCACACTAAAGCGTACCTTAGCCAGGGCGGTAGATTGGTTTAAATACTTTGTTTATTCTTTCAAATTAGCAGGTTCTGGTTTTACTAATTTAAACTCCACACGCCGGTTAATCTGCCGGTCTTCTTCGGTTTGTTCTTCGCGTAAGGGCTCCGAACTGCCATAACCCCAGGCTTGCACCCGGTCGTCCGGAATTTTGCCTTTTTGCTCAATGTATTTTTTAATGGAATCAGCGCGTTTCTGCGATAATTCGGTATTAAACTCCGGGTCGCCGCTCGCATCGGTATGACCACCAATTTTTAATGTAAAAGTAGGATGATCAGCCAGAAACAAGACAATCCGATCAAGTATTGGTTCCATAATGGGTTTAATGTCCGATTTGCCTTCGTCGAACTCAATATTTTTAAAAATTAAAGGTATTTTATAGTTAATAGCCGACGTCATAATTTTGAGTACCGTATCCTGTTTCAAATCAATTTCTTTCTCTACGCTAAAAAAGTCGGGGCTCTGGATGAGAAGCATGTAGCGGTTCTGGTCAATTAAATCAAAATCAAAAGAACCATCGTTGCGGATGTACTTGGAGGCTACTTCAATGCCGTTGGTTAAATCAATTACCGAAACAATACCAGCCAGTGGGGAGTTGGTAACCGAATCCACGAGCGTACCTTCCAGGCGGGTTACCGCTAGGGGTTGCGCTTCCATGGGCAGCGGAAAAGAATATAAATCCAGATTTTTTAAATCGTTGGCCTCGGAGCGGGCATAATACAGGTTCTCGGATTTGCCATCGATGGTAAAATAATATTCGCTACCTTTGCCATTTACCAGTGGGCCAATATTGCGCGGTTCTTGCCACCGGCCATTCACGCGATAGGTTTTGTAAATATCAAAATCACCGTTATTTAGTAATTGCCCCCGCGAACTAAAGTATAATACTTGGTATTTCGGGTGAAAAAACGGGCTTACTTCGCTTTCGCGGGTATTGATGACCGGTCCCATGTTTTTAGCGGGTCCCCAGCGGCTATTTTTCTGTTTGGCGGTAAAATAAATGTCGGAAGTACCAAAGCCACCTAAGCGATCCGAAGCAAAATACAAAGTGTCTTCGCTCCGGGATAAGGTTGGTTGCGAATCCCAGGAAGGGCTGTTTACCTGCATGCCCAGGTTTTTAATGTTGCCCCAGGTACCATCTTTCATTTTTTTGGCCACGTATAAATCACAATTGCCGTGGCAGTCGCGGCAATCGCAGCGGGCAAAATACAAGGTTTGGCCATCTTTGCTCAAGCAAGCGGAGCCTTCGTTGTAAGTGCTGTTAATGGGCTTGCCAAACGATTTGGCCTTTTCCCAGTTACCATTTATGTTTTCGGTATAAAATAAATCTTCGTTATAGCCCGAGTTAATGGAAGGACCGCGGTTGCGGCGCGAGGTAAAAATTAAATTGTTGGTGTTGGCATTCATAGTGGGGCCATAATCTTCGTACTTAGAGTTAACATCCGGACCCATATTGGTATACACGCCTTTAGGCGGCTGAAAAGTATTAACGGCTTTGCGGTACTCTACCAGTTCATAATAAAAATTTAAAGGCAAGTACAACGATTTACTTTTGGCTTCCAGCGAATCGTAGTACAGCTGAATTTTAGTAATATCGGAGCGCGTATGTTTAAGAGCCAAGCGGTAAAAAGCTTTCGCATGATCCAGGTCGTTGGCTCGCTCGTATAATTGCGCTAAACGCCACAATAAAGAGGTATTGCGGTAAAAATTTTCGATGCCAAAGTTGTTGACGTAATTTCGGAGTAAAGGCAGGGCTTTCGCGTATTCTTTGCGTTTTTCGAGGCGGTTTATCGTTCTTAATTCTCGCCGGTTTTCAAAAAAAGAGATTTTATTCAGGTTAGGGAAGTCAATCACAACTTCGGCTTTAGGCTGGAACCGATGAGCCGTACTATCGCTACTTACTTTTCTTTTGAGCGAGAGTTTAGTTTGAGCCTGAACTGGCTCAAAAGTGCCGCAAAGTAAAACTAAAAATAAGTTAAATACAAAAATGCGACGCATACAACCAATTCAGCGTTTTCGGCACGTATATTCAATTAATTGATATTCAATTAGTCAAATATACCGTAAAATAATTCAAAACCACAACACTTATTAAATAGATATCTTGAATTAATTAAAATTTAAAAAAACAGTTAAGTAGGGATGACCAATTAGCTAGTAAACCAGGTTGTCTGGAAATAATACAAGAGTCGTATTGCTGCTTTCTACTACCGTTAGATTTGAGCCGATAGCCTGTAAAAAAGAATTAAAAAGAACAGCATTAATCTTTTTTAGAATAGTTTTTAAAATGGCAGGGCTTGTGTTGGCATAGGACTTGACAATTACTTATATTGATTTAAATTTACAATTCACTTCGCTGGTTGCTGTCAGTTTGGCACATCCCTGTACACTATGGATTATAACGCTGCTATTCTTCACGAGTTGTTTCTCGCTAATTCCCGGAGCGACGACCCGGAAGATATGATTTCTATTATTACTACTGAACCCGAAAACGACGACTTTGCTAGTAAAAAAATACCCGAATTGCTGCCTATTTTACCGGTGCGCAATACCGTTTTATTTCCGGGAGTGGTGCTGCCGATTACCGTTACCCGCAAAAAATCTATCCGGTTGGTGCGTAAAGCTTACCGCGGAAACAAAATACTAGGTGTAATAGCTCAGAAAAATACTAAAAGTGATGATCCTACTCTCGCCGATCTGTACGCGGTAGGTACCATGGCTAAAATCTTAAAAATGCTGGTGTTGCCTGACGGAAATACTACCATTATTATTCAAGGCCAAACCCGTTTTCAAATTAAAGAAGTAGTTCGCGAAATTCCTTATTTAACGGCTACGGTTAGTTATTGCCAGGAGTCCTTTCCGGCAAAGCCCAGCAAAGAAGTAAAAGCCTTGGTGCAGTCGCTGAAAGATGCCGCGGCGAAAATGTTGAAACTGAATCCGGAAATCCCCCAAGAAGCCCAGGTGGCGCTCGATAACATTGATTCGCCCAGCTTTTTAACGCATTTTCTGTCGTCGAATATCAACGTGGAAGTGCAGCAAAAACAATCGCTTCTGGAAATTAACGATGGGGTAGAGCGCGGTACCACCTTGCTGCAATTGATGCTGCGCGAAATTCAAATGCTCGAAATCAAGCACGAGATTCATAATAAAGTACACACCGATATTGACCAACAGCAGCGGGATTATTTCCTGCGGCAGCAAATAAAAGTTTTACAGGATGAGCTCGGTTTCGACGGCCCGGACCAGGAAATAGAACGTTTCCGGGAGGCCGCTAAAAAGAAGAAGTGGCCCGAAGCGGTAGCGAAACATTTTAACAAAGAAATTGAAAAATTAGCACGTTTAAACCCCGCCGCGGCCGAGTACCCGGTATCGGTAAATTACGTGGAATTTTTGCTGGAATTGCCTTGGGGCGAGTACACCCGGGATAATTTTAATTTAAAAAGAACCAAGAAAATTCTGGATGCCGATCATTACGGCTTGGAGAAAGTAAAAGAGCGCATTATTGAATATTTAGCGGTTTTAAAGCTAAAGAACGATATGAAAGCGCCTATTTTGTGTTTATACGGCCCACCGGGCGTAGGCAAAACGTCGCTGGGCCGTTCTATCGCCAAGTCTTTAGGGCGCAAGTATGTCAGAATGTCATTGGGTGGCGTGCGCGACGAAGCCGAGATCCGGGGTCACCGGAAAACCTACGTGGGGGCCATGCCGGGCAAAATCGTGAGCCAGATAAAAAAGATTGGATCAGCGAATCCGGTTATTGTACTGGACGAAATTGATAAAATTTCTTCCGATTTTCGGGGCGATCCTTCGTCGGCCTTGTTGGAAGTATTGGATCCGGAGCAAAACAGCACCTTCGTAGATAATTACTTAGAGGTAGAGTACGACTTATCAAAAGTTTTATTTATTGCTACCGCCAATGCTCTGGATACTATTCAACCGGCTTTGCGCGACCGCATGGAAATTATTGATATTACGGGCTACACCATCGAAGAAAAAACCGAAATAGCTAAAAAACACCTGGTACCGAAGCAAAAAGCCGAACACGGCTTAGAGCCTAAGGATGTTGTTTTTTCGGCGGCGGCCATTCAAAAAATTATCGAAGATTATACTCGCGAGTCGGGCGTACGGGGCTTGGAACGGAAAATTGGCGCCGTTACCCGGAACATTGCTAAAGCCAAAGCAATGGACGAAGAATTTAAAAAAATAATCGAGCCAGCCGATGTCGTAAAAATTCTGGGACCAGAAATCTTTGATAAAGAAATGTACCAGGATAACGATACCGCCGGCGTAGTTACCGGATTAGCCTGGACGTCGGTAGGCGGTGATATTTTGTTTATCGAATCTATCCTGAGCCGGGGTAAAGGTAAATTAACTTTATCGGGGCAACTGGGCGATGTAATGAAAGAATCGGCCATTACGGCACTTTCTTATCTGAAAGCACATGCTTTGGATTTGAGTATTGATTACCGGATTTTTGATCAGTACGATTTGCACATTCACTTTCCGGAAGGAGCCGTACCCAAAGATGGTCCTTCGGCGGGTATTGCTATTTTTACTTCAATTGCTTCGGTGTTTACCCAGCGCAAAATACGTTCGCATTTGGCTATGACCGGTGAGATTACCTTGCGGGGTAAAGTTTTGCCGGTAGGTGGCATCAAAGAAAAAATATTAGCTGCTAAACGGGCCGGTATAAAAGATGTGATTTTGTGCCAGAAAAACCGGAAGGATATCAACGAAATTCCAACTGAATACTTGAAAGACTTGCAAATTCACTTTGTAGATAAGGCGCCGGACGTGCTGCAAATTGCTTTACTCCAGGAAAAAGTAACTAATCCGTTAAACCTGGAACTGAGCGAACCTGTACCTCCCGTTCCGGCTGAAGTTTAGATTAAAAATTTAAAAAATGGTTCTAATCTGGAAGGAATGCCGATAAATTACCGAACCATTTTTACTTTTTTAATTTTTATACAAGCGTTTCCGGGCTGGAGCCAGGTAGGCAGCCGGCAAACTTTTTCTTTTTTAGATTATCCGGCGGGTGCTCGCTTAGCCGCTTTGGGCAGCATAAATGTTTCCTCACCCAGTACCGATGTTACGATGCTGCAGGCCAATCCGGCGTTATTGCAATCCGAGATGCATCAACACCTGGCGCTGAGCTATACCGATTACCTGGCCGATATTTCGTTAAGTTCCGTTTTTTACGCCGTCAATCATCCTAAACTTGGACAATGGGGAGCAGGATTACAGTATATGGGTTACGGTGCCTTCACCCAAACAGATCCAACGGGTGTAGCAACAGGTAGTTTTTCGGTGCATGATTATGTGTTAAGTGTTACACATGCTACTACCATTAAACCGTTTACTTTAGGAGGAACCCTGAAAATAGCACTTTCGGGAATTGCCGAGTATAAAGCGGTAGCGGCTTTGGTAGATTTAGGTGGCGTTTATAAACATCCGGAAAAAGAATTGTACATAGGCTTAGCGCTTAAAAATATTGGTTATCAGCTTAAAACATATACCGGCGAGAACCAGGAAGCCATGCCTTTTGACGCCCAGCTTGGGTTAACTTACAGGCCGGAGCACCTGCCTGTGCAATTATCGATAACGGCGCATCACTTGCAACAATTTAATATTAGTTACACCGACACCGCTCAAACCAGCCTATATCTAGTAAATGCGCCTGCGCAATCGTTTGGTGATAAAATAGCCCGGCATTTTGTGGTAAGCAGTCAGTTTTTACTCAGTAAAAATTTTAACGTGCTGTTCGGTTACAATCATTTACGCCGGCAGGAGCTGCGTCTGGAAACTAAATCAGGCGGGGCGGGTTTATCTGTAGGAGCTACCGTGCGAATAAAAACGTTTGAGCTAACTTTTACCCATGCGTATTACCACGTAGCGGGCGCGAGTAATGCATTTACGGTTATTTCTAATGTAGCGCCCCTTTTTAAAAAGAAAACTAAGGTTTAATCTGTTTTATTACTTTTGAATGTATAATTTCTCTTCTACTATTACTAAAATTTAAAAAAATACTCCCGCCAGGAGATCTATTCTGGAACCTACCATTATGCTAGATACCACCCAATATTTAACCCCGGTTCAAATTGTAGCCGAACTAGATAAGTACATAATTGGGCAGCACGAAGCCAAACGCAACGTAGCCATTGCATTGCGTAATCGCTGGCGCCGGATGCACGCTGCTGCCGACATGCAAAACGAAATAGTACCCAATAATATATTAATGATTGGCGCTACCGGCGTAGGTAAAACCGAAATTGCCCGCCGTTTAGCCAGTATTGCCGATGCGCCATTTACCAAAGTAGAAGCTTCTAAATTTACCGAAGTAGGCTACGTGGGCCGCGATGTAGAAAGTATGGTGCGCGATCTGGTAGAACAATCCGTAAACATGGTAAAAACCCGCCGGAAAGAAGAAGTAAAATCACAAGCGGCCCAAGCCGTAGAAGATATTATTCTGGATGCTTTAATTCCGCCCATAACTACTACGCCCGCTAAGCCATACGCCGGATTTTCTTCGGTGAATGATGATAGCCAGATGCCAGACAGCGATCAGGAATTAAACGAACGGACGCGCGAAAAATTTCGGGTCAAAATCCGGAATGGCGAACTCGACGACCGGAAAATAGAAATAAAAGTACAGCAGAATAGCTCCACCGGCGTGGGCGTTTTAGGTCCTGGCATCGACGAAGCTTCCATGATGAATATTCAGGAAATGATTAGCGGCATGATGCCCAAGAAAACCCGCAAGCGCAAAGTAAGTATTGCCGAAGCTCGTAAAATTTTACTGGAAGAAGAAGCCGTAAAGCTGATTGACATGGACGAAGTAAAAGAAGAAGCCATCCGGAAAGCGGAAAATGCCGGCGTAATTTTTATTGACGAAATTGATAAAATTGCTTCGGCGAGTAATAAAGGCGGGGGCGGCCCCGATGTAAGCCGTGAAGGCGTGCAACGCGATCTATTACCGATTGTGGAAGGCAGCACGGTTAGTACCAAATACGGCGTTATTAAGACTGATCATATTCTGTTTGTGGCGGCCGGTGCTTTTCACGTGGCTAAACCTTCAGACCTGATTCCGGAGCTACAAGGTCGTTTCCCGATCCGGGTAGAACTGAACAGCTTAACTAAGGAAGATTTTTACAGTATTCTCAAATTTCCGAAAAACGCCTTAACCAAGCAGTACGAAGCCTTGCTGCAAGCCGAAGACGTAGAATTAACTTTTTCGGATGATGCCTTACACAAAATTGCCGAAATTGCTTTTGAAGTAAACGCCGA
Proteins encoded in this window:
- a CDS encoding GH3 auxin-responsive promoter family protein; its protein translation is MGIKAALSKPFAAYMHQRNQAWMQQPALAQQKIFNNLIQKGQQTKFGHDHFFKNIRTHADFTQAVPVRDYEGLAPYLEKVKKGEPDVVWPGKPIYFAKTSGTTSGTKYIPITADSISNHINGARDALLAYVHQTGKSTFLDGKLIFLSGSPELDEVSGIKTGRLSGIANHHVPAYLRRNQLPSYQTNCIEDWEEKLDAIIAETINQRMTLISGIPPWVQMYFDKITARTGKKIKDVFPDFSLFVYGGVNFEPYRAKLMESIGKSIDSIELFPASEGFFAYQNEQDDPGMLLLLNSGIFYEFIPAAEYYNENPRRLPISEVETGINYALVVSSNAGLWSYSIGDTVKFTSINPYKVIVSGRIKHFISAFGEHVIGEEVEKALRNAMQKFKEVEVVEFTVAPYVSQTASKSYHEWLVAFAKPPQDLAAFSQELDKQLRALNVYYDDLIVGNILTPLQLTALPPDAFQRYMKDLGKLGGQNKVPRLSNDRTIAEALLRVKI
- a CDS encoding LysM peptidoglycan-binding domain-containing protein translates to MQRRRRYSGWLVFLIFLSYHLVRAQAPIADSLLTSKTKELTEQHLVQPGDTYYRLAKLYQVPVDSLISWNGEILPAGKFIRVRPKVASDLTPSSESGSSAPVSPTNALFKSTKSKSTVVAVPPNTPVSTTITPAPVIHKTVQRVMVVPFDPYLYFSDADEDIARQSRVPRPQVRYGFRSRLSALLTPPGFETINLLRTGTNRNADSLPEIYKSLNYQYRNVTSSRFNPLPPKQKAIMSGPKTWFLKQKEKAGIATVQEATVAAEGDKYYGVTVKSPNFYTYYNNRYQPDYYLFINQFEIHTDYSNCLDRTTQDFIREFTVHYTIFDAQGNLIAGNKVKIPYVSNMNDLEKISRDNLGKIAQRILADLPPPQIPESEAAQN
- the rseP gene encoding RIP metalloprotease RseP, producing MDFSEIEFLDLFVTIAQFLLGLSFLVAIHEFGHMLTAKWFGMRVEKYAIGFPPKIIGKQIGETEYMIGAIPLGGFVKISGMVDESLDTNMLNEPPKPYEFRAKPAWQRLIVMLGGVLVNVLAGIIIFVLLLYIYGERYLLINDATYGIVATTVGQQIGLKDGDKIVKVNGKAIKEFDEINNPDLLLDNDQINYTINRDGKFIEIKPSANLLNEIIKENEPVAAERSPFVVIDVTKKKAIKAGLKAGDKIVQVAGQPVQYYHQFYKALQSNKGKVTKIVVERGNQNLALQVPVNKRGLLGIEVKSLLNYKTRHYTFAQSIPRGAQKAFNIIVLNIKGFSKIFRGKIKASNAVSGPIGIASLFGGSWVMFWSLVGMLSMVLAFMNLLPIPALDGGHVMFLTYEMVTGQKPSDKFLENAQKVGMVLLLGLMVYAFGNDIYKLFT
- a CDS encoding 1-deoxy-D-xylulose-5-phosphate reductoisomerase; its protein translation is MKKRIAVLGSTGSIGTQALEVIQAHPEAFEVEVLTAHNNADLLITQALAVKPNVVVIGQETLYDKVFEALDAHNIKVYAGKNALNSVVQMDTIDVVLTAMVGYSGLEPTIKAIEAGKNIALANKETLVVAGQLITDLARAKGVNIYPVDSEHSAIFQCLVGEFHNPIEKIILTASGGPFRGKGQQFLSTVTREQALKHPNWDMGAKITIDSASLMNKGLEVIEAKWLFHLQNQQIDVVVHPQSIVHSLVQFQDGSLKAQLGLPDMKLPIQYALSYPHRLKNSFPRFNFVDYPQLTFEKPDVETFRNLALAFAAMEQGGNAACVLNAANEVAVQAFLEKKVGFLQMSDIIESCLAKVAYIAHPALTDYMATDQETRRVAQEMIKF
- a CDS encoding OmpA family protein, producing MRRIFVFNLFLVLLCGTFEPVQAQTKLSLKRKVSSDSTAHRFQPKAEVVIDFPNLNKISFFENRRELRTINRLEKRKEYAKALPLLRNYVNNFGIENFYRNTSLLWRLAQLYERANDLDHAKAFYRLALKHTRSDITKIQLYYDSLEAKSKSLYLPLNFYYELVEYRKAVNTFQPPKGVYTNMGPDVNSKYEDYGPTMNANTNNLIFTSRRNRGPSINSGYNEDLFYTENINGNWEKAKSFGKPINSTYNEGSACLSKDGQTLYFARCDCRDCHGNCDLYVAKKMKDGTWGNIKNLGMQVNSPSWDSQPTLSRSEDTLYFASDRLGGFGTSDIYFTAKQKNSRWGPAKNMGPVINTRESEVSPFFHPKYQVLYFSSRGQLLNNGDFDIYKTYRVNGRWQEPRNIGPLVNGKGSEYYFTIDGKSENLYYARSEANDLKNLDLYSFPLPMEAQPLAVTRLEGTLVDSVTNSPLAGIVSVIDLTNGIEVASKYIRNDGSFDFDLIDQNRYMLLIQSPDFFSVEKEIDLKQDTVLKIMTSAINYKIPLIFKNIEFDEGKSDIKPIMEPILDRIVLFLADHPTFTLKIGGHTDASGDPEFNTELSQKRADSIKKYIEQKGKIPDDRVQAWGYGSSEPLREEQTEEDRQINRRVEFKLVKPEPANLKE